The Leptospira johnsonii genome window below encodes:
- a CDS encoding N-acetylneuraminate synthase family protein, giving the protein MSFSKSFRLEEKWEIGPVSSPFIIAEIGLNHNADPELGKKTIQAAKKAGANAVKFQTYKTENFLDIKNPKAKVLVDIFQTYELSEKLHIEFQKTAKEEGLFFFSTPLDPGSVDLLVNLGVKALKIASGDIVNKQLLQKCAGTGLPLFLSSGAAEGFEVIRALELLESEKVKDLVLFHCVSLYPTPPEKANLQTIEYYKNIFNGPLGFSDHTAGSIAGALAVSLGASVLEKHFTLDKTLPGPDHTISVDPSELKSYVENAKLAFQMRGEKKKIVQPAEAGGRFFGRRGLYADQNGNPIALRPDLSQEDKRYFDSWKLDEAYSIVKQSKGPKPGESFIS; this is encoded by the coding sequence ATGTCTTTTTCGAAAAGTTTTCGTTTGGAAGAAAAATGGGAGATAGGTCCGGTTTCTTCCCCATTTATAATCGCTGAGATCGGATTAAATCATAACGCAGATCCGGAATTAGGAAAGAAAACCATCCAAGCCGCGAAAAAAGCGGGAGCAAACGCAGTAAAATTCCAAACCTATAAGACCGAGAATTTTTTAGATATTAAAAATCCTAAGGCGAAAGTACTCGTGGATATCTTCCAGACCTACGAACTTTCCGAAAAACTTCATATTGAATTCCAAAAAACTGCAAAAGAAGAAGGGCTTTTCTTTTTTTCCACTCCTCTTGATCCAGGAAGTGTAGACCTTTTGGTAAACTTGGGAGTGAAAGCTCTTAAGATCGCAAGTGGAGATATAGTGAATAAACAACTTCTGCAAAAATGTGCAGGCACGGGACTTCCTTTATTCTTGTCCAGCGGCGCCGCCGAAGGTTTCGAAGTCATTCGCGCGTTGGAACTTTTGGAATCCGAAAAAGTGAAAGATCTTGTATTATTCCATTGTGTTTCCCTTTACCCTACTCCACCCGAAAAAGCGAATTTGCAGACTATTGAATATTATAAAAATATATTTAATGGCCCCCTAGGTTTTTCGGACCATACTGCCGGAAGTATTGCAGGTGCGTTGGCAGTATCCCTAGGCGCAAGCGTTTTAGAAAAACATTTCACTCTAGATAAAACTCTTCCCGGTCCGGACCATACCATTTCTGTGGATCCTTCCGAACTAAAATCCTATGTAGAAAATGCGAAACTTGCATTTCAAATGAGAGGAGAAAAGAAGAAGATCGTGCAACCTGCGGAAGCCGGAGGCAGATTTTTCGGAAGAAGAGGATTATATGCAGATCAGAACGGAAATCCGATCGCACTACGCCCCGACCTAAGCCAAGAAGATAAGAGATATTTTGATTCGTGGAAGCTGGATGAGGCATACTCTATCGTCAAACAAAGTAAGGGACCGAAACCGGGAGAATCTTTCATCTCTTAA
- a CDS encoding M23 family metallopeptidase gives MIRKICLLFTALSFGISAAPKSYGSLGSEVDFLDFGKVTVAPFSYSVSSSYDEEYGAFNLFDSNPKSYWYSSGENKPEWIIVDFGSKRLINSIEVLVPMFRGKRATDEYEIQVLHQENWKTIFKNDKVDLVNHHNLPPIDASILRLYFPKKEEKSIVIGEFKILLNGTVLNSVSNRFTGYQYPVPDGLLPEKDYQLPGAPREYRNGIHKGLDIYYKREKIGPPRRLTFDDVLVSPADGTIIRADLDYSPMTLSEFQRYSALAQKNGVTYVEKDFGGRQVWIDHGNGVMTSFNHLSSIKRGIKPGAKVKSGEEIGNVGNSGLMGEAKGNDENIHLHFEIWVDGEYLGAGVPTSQIRKLLQFFFSKSNLN, from the coding sequence ATGATCCGAAAAATCTGTCTTTTATTTACGGCTCTTTCTTTCGGCATATCCGCAGCTCCCAAGTCCTATGGTTCCTTGGGTTCCGAAGTGGATTTTTTGGATTTCGGAAAAGTGACAGTGGCGCCCTTTTCCTATTCCGTATCTTCTTCTTATGATGAAGAATACGGTGCATTCAATCTATTCGATTCCAATCCTAAATCCTATTGGTATTCTTCCGGAGAAAATAAACCGGAATGGATCATTGTGGATTTCGGTTCTAAAAGGCTGATCAATTCCATCGAAGTCTTGGTTCCTATGTTCCGAGGAAAAAGAGCCACCGACGAATATGAGATCCAAGTTCTTCATCAAGAAAACTGGAAAACTATTTTTAAGAATGATAAGGTCGACTTAGTCAATCATCATAATCTTCCACCAATCGATGCATCCATTCTTAGATTATATTTTCCTAAAAAAGAAGAAAAGAGCATTGTGATCGGCGAATTTAAGATCCTGCTCAACGGCACCGTACTAAATTCGGTTTCCAACAGATTCACCGGATACCAATATCCTGTTCCTGATGGACTTCTTCCGGAAAAAGATTACCAACTTCCTGGGGCACCTAGAGAGTATAGGAATGGGATTCATAAAGGATTAGATATTTATTATAAAAGAGAAAAGATTGGCCCTCCCCGACGTTTAACCTTTGACGATGTTTTGGTGTCTCCTGCAGACGGAACTATCATCCGGGCAGATCTGGATTATTCTCCTATGACACTTTCAGAATTCCAAAGATATTCCGCTCTAGCCCAGAAAAACGGTGTTACGTATGTGGAAAAAGATTTTGGAGGCAGACAGGTTTGGATAGATCATGGGAACGGGGTTATGACCTCTTTCAATCATCTTTCGTCTATCAAAAGAGGGATCAAACCGGGTGCAAAAGTAAAATCAGGCGAAGAGATAGGTAACGTAGGTAATTCGGGTCTTATGGGAGAAGCAAAAGGAAATGATGAAAACATTCATTTGCATTTCGAGATCTGGGTGGACGGAGAATATCTAGGAGCGGGAGTTCCTACCAGCCAGATCCGAAAGCTTCTGCAGTTTTTCTTTTCTAAATCGAATCTAAATTAA
- a CDS encoding DUF4349 domain-containing protein, producing MEQFSGVSKFVKKFSLVFAGIFLFLFIIRLIYSYAVGPETNIVNQEQGSSINFDYGRKNYASEKFYAPQDKTTISASSQKYEKVAAVSSKTSEFDENEKKTRKLVEDVKGVIQYEQRSGLPGKRTLQLGIGVNPDKFDSVVESIQTIGVIDSISVNKTDKTNEYKNITATRISLEKSKAGLLGLKGKNGKIEELISLEKEILEIEGKIQDLGVKLGEFDQENEFCTIKFTLKETGAVSGGFITFLKKCKISLEWTIKYGLLFSFLYAFAAVGGWITWFFGIKILGYLRSKGIL from the coding sequence ATGGAACAATTCAGCGGCGTTTCTAAGTTTGTTAAAAAGTTTTCATTAGTATTTGCGGGGATTTTTTTATTTTTATTTATAATCAGGCTCATCTACAGTTATGCGGTAGGTCCGGAAACTAATATCGTAAACCAAGAACAAGGTTCCTCTATCAATTTCGATTATGGACGTAAAAACTATGCATCGGAAAAGTTTTACGCTCCTCAGGACAAAACCACCATCAGCGCATCTTCTCAAAAATATGAGAAGGTTGCAGCAGTTTCTTCCAAAACTTCCGAGTTTGATGAAAACGAAAAGAAGACCCGCAAGTTGGTAGAAGATGTAAAAGGTGTCATCCAATACGAGCAAAGATCCGGACTCCCTGGCAAAAGGACATTACAGTTGGGTATAGGTGTGAACCCGGACAAGTTCGATTCTGTGGTAGAGTCCATCCAAACTATAGGCGTTATCGATTCCATTTCAGTGAATAAGACGGACAAAACAAACGAGTACAAAAACATCACAGCTACCCGAATCTCCTTGGAAAAATCTAAAGCAGGTCTTTTGGGTTTAAAAGGAAAGAACGGTAAGATAGAAGAATTGATCTCTCTGGAAAAAGAAATTTTAGAGATAGAAGGTAAGATACAAGACTTGGGAGTGAAGTTAGGCGAATTCGATCAGGAGAATGAATTCTGTACGATCAAATTCACCTTAAAGGAAACCGGCGCAGTATCCGGAGGATTTATAACCTTTTTGAAAAAATGTAAAATATCTCTGGAATGGACAATCAAATACGGCTTGTTATTTTCCTTTCTATATGCATTTGCAGCAGTGGGAGGCTGGATCACTTGGTTTTTCGGGATAAAAATTTTAGGCTATTTGAGATCTAAAGGGATCCTTTAA
- a CDS encoding TrmH family RNA methyltransferase, with amino-acid sequence MKLSQEHSNFVNLEEAIQLEEYFKTLISAEKVSKIHEVASYRTKYLTIVMEDIFQPYNASAPVRTSECLGLTEIHVIENRNSYKPNEGISLGAQKWIQIHRYQKPNFDNTRHCISGLKEKGYRIVGTSPHTLENSYELDTLPLDKPSAILFGSEEKGLSSYAMEEADVFLRLPMYGFTESYNISVTVAIVLSHLGFRMRKEIPDWSLTEEERVHIRNSYYKKCLHNGNLVESDLLQRIRSESRRVQ; translated from the coding sequence ATGAAACTCTCGCAAGAACATTCAAATTTTGTAAATCTAGAGGAAGCGATCCAGTTAGAAGAATATTTTAAAACTCTTATATCGGCGGAGAAGGTCTCAAAGATCCATGAAGTAGCCTCTTATCGTACAAAGTACTTAACAATTGTAATGGAGGATATATTCCAACCTTATAATGCTAGTGCTCCTGTAAGAACTTCGGAGTGTTTAGGCCTAACAGAGATCCATGTAATAGAAAATCGAAACTCCTATAAACCGAATGAAGGTATTTCTCTGGGTGCACAAAAGTGGATCCAGATTCATAGATACCAAAAGCCAAATTTCGATAATACTAGACATTGTATAAGCGGTTTAAAGGAGAAAGGTTACAGGATCGTGGGAACTTCTCCGCATACATTAGAAAATTCTTACGAACTGGATACTTTACCTTTAGACAAACCAAGTGCAATACTATTCGGATCCGAAGAAAAAGGATTATCTTCTTACGCAATGGAAGAAGCGGATGTATTCCTAAGACTTCCGATGTACGGTTTTACCGAAAGTTATAATATTTCTGTAACGGTGGCAATTGTGCTTTCTCATCTAGGATTTAGAATGAGAAAAGAAATACCGGATTGGTCTTTAACGGAAGAGGAAAGGGTCCATATTCGAAATTCTTATTATAAAAAATGCCTTCATAACGGAAATCTTGTGGAATCGGACCTATTACAAAGGATCCGATCGGAATCTAGAAGGGTCCAATAA
- the fliF gene encoding flagellar basal-body MS-ring/collar protein FliF: MPEQLQKILNNIKEFFNSLDTTKKLILGGVAITVVVALGLLTTVSSQKNRVILFQNLTAKDFAEVTKKLDSMGYSYSTGDTSIVSVDPEQRQEIITKLAQENLIPAGVQGWELFNVEKFTETQFDKDIKKYRALKGAIEQSLMTLRPVDKAFVNIAIPEDELFNSNASPVKASVILHFIPGVEGISKKEVKGIVNLVSRAVPKLKPENVVVADADGKIISDFEEDLEKERLELRVVQEKLRIQEEQRIQRLIDVRNTLRWFLGGEDRVDITRFEYMLNWDKESYKDNQVSPVIERPDDPNTPYSELKIVDGYSLKVSSKETSEQFTGRGFTPDGPAGTEPNLPPGYKDTDYQKADYKKTENINNFEFNRRVSEVQKQPWKIEKVNLSVVVDGQWTKKENADGTGYDRTYIPVSDEDIRTVRKNLEAAVGIDKARGDQISVISIAKDRTAQFAAEDEELRKQKAIRQMVIASLVIVLFLILTILIYRAIKKEIARRRRLREEELAAMQQMMREAALRVMDDGSAEVELSLDEKLRRELLENAITLAREKPEEVAQLLRTWLSEEEAT; encoded by the coding sequence ATGCCCGAGCAATTGCAAAAGATTCTGAATAATATCAAGGAGTTCTTCAACTCTTTAGATACGACAAAGAAACTGATTTTAGGTGGAGTGGCGATCACTGTGGTCGTTGCCTTAGGGCTTCTGACAACCGTTTCCTCCCAAAAGAATCGAGTCATACTATTTCAAAACCTAACAGCGAAGGATTTCGCAGAGGTTACTAAAAAATTGGACTCTATGGGCTATTCCTATAGCACAGGAGACACGAGCATCGTAAGTGTGGATCCGGAACAAAGGCAAGAAATTATCACAAAACTTGCTCAAGAGAACCTGATCCCTGCAGGTGTGCAAGGCTGGGAACTCTTCAATGTGGAGAAATTCACGGAAACCCAGTTCGACAAGGACATCAAAAAGTATCGAGCACTCAAAGGAGCAATCGAACAATCCCTGATGACACTACGCCCTGTAGACAAAGCATTCGTGAACATCGCAATACCGGAAGATGAACTGTTCAATTCGAATGCTTCTCCCGTAAAAGCCTCGGTCATTTTGCATTTTATCCCCGGAGTCGAAGGGATTTCCAAAAAAGAAGTCAAAGGTATCGTAAACTTGGTTTCCAGAGCGGTTCCTAAGCTCAAACCGGAAAACGTAGTTGTTGCGGATGCTGACGGCAAGATCATCTCCGACTTCGAAGAAGACCTGGAAAAAGAAAGATTAGAACTCAGAGTTGTACAAGAGAAATTAAGGATCCAAGAAGAACAAAGGATCCAAAGACTCATCGACGTTAGAAACACTCTTCGCTGGTTTTTAGGCGGAGAAGACAGAGTGGATATCACCCGCTTTGAATACATGTTAAACTGGGACAAAGAATCTTATAAAGATAACCAAGTATCCCCTGTGATCGAAAGACCGGACGATCCAAACACTCCTTATTCCGAATTGAAGATCGTAGACGGCTATAGCTTGAAAGTTTCTTCCAAAGAAACTAGCGAACAATTCACAGGAAGAGGATTCACTCCAGACGGGCCTGCAGGAACTGAGCCTAACCTTCCTCCTGGTTATAAAGATACCGACTACCAAAAAGCGGATTATAAGAAAACTGAGAACATTAATAACTTCGAATTCAACAGAAGAGTTAGCGAAGTCCAAAAACAACCTTGGAAGATCGAAAAAGTAAATCTCTCCGTGGTAGTGGACGGCCAATGGACTAAAAAAGAAAACGCGGATGGAACCGGATATGATAGAACCTATATCCCAGTTTCTGACGAAGATATTCGAACTGTCCGTAAAAACTTAGAAGCAGCAGTTGGTATAGACAAAGCAAGAGGAGACCAAATCTCCGTAATCAGCATTGCAAAAGACCGCACCGCTCAATTCGCCGCAGAAGACGAAGAATTAAGAAAACAAAAAGCGATCCGCCAAATGGTCATCGCATCTTTGGTAATCGTACTATTCTTAATACTCACCATCCTCATCTACAGAGCGATCAAAAAAGAAATCGCAAGACGCCGCAGACTACGTGAAGAAGAACTCGCAGCAATGCAGCAGATGATGAGAGAAGCAGCTCTCCGAGTTATGGACGACGGAAGCGCAGAAGTCGAACTCTCTCTGGACGAAAAACTCAGAAGAGAACTTCTCGAAAACGCGATCACACTGGCCAGGGAAAAACCGGAAGAAGTGGCACAACTTCTACGCACCTGGCTATCTGAAGAGGAAGCAACCTAA